From Rana temporaria chromosome 5, aRanTem1.1, whole genome shotgun sequence:
ATAGGCAGCGGGGGgtcaaggggcagctgcttttgggccccacaacaatgactgggccctgggcagcttccccttttgccctgcgttaaagacggccctgtcaaacggctccatctagtggccatactgGTGGATTTTTGTGACCTTCACTCTAttcttatgaattaaaaaaaacagagagAGAATCTCCTAGAGGCATCTGATTTTGACAGAATTTGCATAAAGCAAATGTACGTGCGCTACAAAAAACACTTTCGCCTTTCAGGTTTTCTAAATGCTGATAACAATAactgttttatttacatttttgcattccacCCCCCAGATGCAGAAGATGAACAAGGTTATCTTCTCTCCCCGGATGGTGAAATAAAAGCTAAGGACCTCCCGGCTCATTCTTCAGAGGGAATCCTCATCACTCCAAATCTCCATCGGAGTCTTCACTGTGAGCTTCCCTCACCCGATCTTCACTGTGAGCTTCCCTCATCTGATCTTCACTCTGAGCTTCCCTCTTCCGATCCTCCTCCACTCCGGGTTTATTTTCCTGATCATGATGGACCCAATGCCACCCGTCCTCCAGCTCCCATGATGGGTGAAGGTCCCTGGTCTTCTGAACTTGGTGGACAGTTTACTGCCAGAGCGGAGATTGTCTCTCTTCAGACCAGTTATGTGAAGGACAAACCAAACTCAAGTTCCAAATATCAGAAAGGTTTTTCCAGCAAACCAGAACTTCTTCTCCGACACGACCGAATCCACAGGGTGGAGAAGTTGTATTCCTGCTCCAAGTGTGGGAAAAGCTTCAACCGCAAATCGATTCTCGTCATCCACAAAAAAACTCACAACATCCAGAAATCGTATTCGTGTTCATTGTGCGGGAAAGTCTTCCCCCAGCAGTCCGATCTGGTCCGGCACGAAAAGGTCCACTCAGGGATGAAGCCCTATCCGTGTCCGATATGCGGGAAGCCTTTCTCGCAGAAATCCGATCTTATGAAACACCAGACggttcacacgggggagaagccctaTTCCTGCCCCAGGTGCGGCAAGTGTTTTTCCCACAATTCCTCCCTTACCAGACACAAAAGGctgcacacaggggagaagccgtattcctgtgacGAGTGCGGGAAGTGCTTCCCTCGCAAACCAGATCTGGACAAACACGAACTGGTTCACACGAGGCAGAAGTCGCATTCGTGTTCCAAATGCGTGAAATGTTTTTCGCACAAATGGAACCTCATCCGACACGAGAAGGTTCACAGGGAAGACAAGTCCTATTCGTGTCCCATGTGCAGGAAAACGTTTACCCGCAAAGCCAACCTCCTCGTACACAAAGAGGTCCACGTAAGGGAAAAGCTGTTTTGGTGCTCGGTGTGCGGGAGATGTTTTTCTCAGCAAGCGGATCTTTTCAAGCACGAGGCGGTCCACGCGGTGGTGAAGCCACATTCATGTCCGGGATGTGGAAAACATTTTATCCAGAAATCGGATCTGGCGAAACATCAGGTGGTCCACACGGGAGAGAAGGCCTTTTCCTGCTCCGAGTGCGGCAGATGTTTTTCCCATAGATCGTCCCTTACTAGACATGAGCGGCTCCACACGGGGGAGAAGAAGTCGCATGTGTGTAACCAATGTGAGAAAAGCTTTTCCCGCCAATCAGATCTCACCAAACATGAACTggttcacacgggggagaagccctaTCCCTGTACTGAATGTGGACAATGCTTTCTGTGCAGACAGGATCTTCTAGAACACGTAGCGGTTCACACGTtgtattcctgttctgaatgTGGGCTGAAGTTTTCCCGCAAGTTGGATCTTATTGAGCATGAAAGAGTTCACGTGGGG
This genomic window contains:
- the LOC120939768 gene encoding zinc finger protein 883-like isoform X1; the encoded protein is MEEGRKKIVEEGRKKMVERILSLTMEFIYLMTGEEYTMVRKTSGDHVTLNSQYSVSGEWRRNLRTIMDPPPPCLIPERRNDKKILEIINKILEHLTGEVPIRCQDVAVYFSMEEWEYMKGHKDLYKDTIIEDQQTLPSPDAEDEQGYLLSPDGEIKAKDLPAHSSEGILITPNLHRSLHCELPSPDLHCELPSSDLHSELPSSDPPPLRVYFPDHDGPNATRPPAPMMGEGPWSSELGGQFTARAEIVSLQTSYVKDKPNSSSKYQKGFSSKPELLLRHDRIHRVEKLYSCSKCGKSFNRKSILVIHKKTHNIQKSYSCSLCGKVFPQQSDLVRHEKVHSGMKPYPCPICGKPFSQKSDLMKHQTVHTGEKPYSCPRCGKCFSHNSSLTRHKRLHTGEKPYSCDECGKCFPRKPDLDKHELVHTRQKSHSCSKCVKCFSHKWNLIRHEKVHREDKSYSCPMCRKTFTRKANLLVHKEVHVREKLFWCSVCGRCFSQQADLFKHEAVHAVVKPHSCPGCGKHFIQKSDLAKHQVVHTGEKAFSCSECGRCFSHRSSLTRHERLHTGEKKSHVCNQCEKSFSRQSDLTKHELVHTGEKPYPCTECGQCFLCRQDLLEHVAVHTLYSCSECGLKFSRKLDLIEHERVHVGGGDLFFIEVREHFSPEVPSAQT
- the LOC120939768 gene encoding zinc finger protein 883-like isoform X2, translating into MVRKTSGDHVTLNSQYSVSGEWRRNLRTIMDPPPPCLIPERRNDKKILEIINKILEHLTGEVPIRCQDVAVYFSMEEWEYMKGHKDLYKDTIIEDQQTLPSPDAEDEQGYLLSPDGEIKAKDLPAHSSEGILITPNLHRSLHCELPSPDLHCELPSSDLHSELPSSDPPPLRVYFPDHDGPNATRPPAPMMGEGPWSSELGGQFTARAEIVSLQTSYVKDKPNSSSKYQKGFSSKPELLLRHDRIHRVEKLYSCSKCGKSFNRKSILVIHKKTHNIQKSYSCSLCGKVFPQQSDLVRHEKVHSGMKPYPCPICGKPFSQKSDLMKHQTVHTGEKPYSCPRCGKCFSHNSSLTRHKRLHTGEKPYSCDECGKCFPRKPDLDKHELVHTRQKSHSCSKCVKCFSHKWNLIRHEKVHREDKSYSCPMCRKTFTRKANLLVHKEVHVREKLFWCSVCGRCFSQQADLFKHEAVHAVVKPHSCPGCGKHFIQKSDLAKHQVVHTGEKAFSCSECGRCFSHRSSLTRHERLHTGEKKSHVCNQCEKSFSRQSDLTKHELVHTGEKPYPCTECGQCFLCRQDLLEHVAVHTLYSCSECGLKFSRKLDLIEHERVHVGGGDLFFIEVREHFSPEVPSAQT